CATGGAGGTTTTCGCCGAATATTTAGCAAATATTGATAACCCGCAGCATCGGGAGCGCACAGAAGAAGTATTAAATTGGGTAGGAGAAAAATATCCAAATTTAGTGCCCAAAGTAGCATGGAAGCAGCCGATGTTTACGGATCATGAAACATTTATAATCGGCTTCAGCATTGCAAAGCATCATATGGCGGTAGCTCCTGAAAAGGTTGTTATCGAGCGGTTTACAAACGACATTAAAGAGTCTGGCTATGATCACACAAACCAATTAATACGCATGAAGTGGGATAGTCCAGTTGATTACTCATTGCTTGAAAAACTAATTGAATTTAATATTGCTGATAAAGCGGACTGCACAACTTTTTGGCGGAAATAATGAAACAGCTTTGAGTAAAGCTGTTTTTATTTTGCTCTTATTCGGATTCATAAAACGATAGCTTGAAGGTCATAATAATAGAATGTTTTGGAGGTGGGTTAATGGATAAAAAAGACTTTCAACAAATTTATAAAGAATATAAACACCAAGGAGAAGAACAAGCCCAATTAGAAGTTGTTGAAGAGATTAATGCGGGAGTAGAACAAATAGTAGCTGTTCGGAAGAATGACGATGATGATATTATCGCTTTTAAAACAAGCAGCGGAAGAGAATTAGATTACCTTACTGCTCTGGGTGAAGCAAAAGCAGGAAAGTTAGCTCACGTCGACGTGTTTCATAAGTATGGCAGGGATATTATACGCAGTGAACCTGATGGTATTAAGGAAAATAATTTAGATCAATTACCTTCCTTTTAACAGCTGATGATTGTAAGTTGCTATTGTCTAAATAAAAAAACTGCCGACAAACTAAGTTTGTCGGCAAGCTTATTATTTTGCGCCAAAGAACATTTTAATGCGGGCAAATACACCTTTTGATTCTTCTTCTAAGTGCTGAAGCGGTACAGTTTCCCCTAAAATTCTTCTTGCGATACTGCGGTATGCAAGGGATGATTTGCTGTTCGGATTAAGTGCGATTGGCTCGCCGCTGTTTGAAGCTTTAATGACTTCATCATCATCTGCTACTATTCCAAGCAAATCAATGGAAAGATGTGAAGTTACTTCATCGATGTCAAGCATGTCACCGCTTTTCATCATATGATTTCTAATACGGTTAATAACAAGCATCGGTCTTTCAATATGATCTTCTTTTTCTAAAAGGCCAATAACCCTGTCAGCGTCACGGACAGACGATACTTCCGGTGTTGTAACAACGATCGCTTTATCCGCACCTGCAACGGCATTTTTATAGCCTTGTTCAATCCCTGCCGGACAATCGATGATTATATAATCATAATCCTGCTTTAATTTAAGGACAAGCTCCTTCATTTGCTTTGGCTGAACTGCTGTTTTATCACTTGTTTGCGCAGCAGGAAGCAAATAAAGCAAATCATCAAATCTTTTATCTTTAACCAGCGCTTGATGAATTTTGCATCTTTCCTCCACAACATCCACCAAGTCATAAATAATTCTATTTTCCAATCCCATTACAACATCAAGATTGCGAAGACCTATATCTGTATCGATTAAACACACTCTTTTTCCTTGCAATGCAAGAGCAGTTCCTATATTAGCTGATGTGGTGGTTTTTCCGACTCCACCCTTTCCAGACGTTACAACGATAGCTTCACCCATTATTTTGTCCCCCTTCCAATTTTGTCAAATTCGGCCTTAGGTGTGTCAACACTTGTAATCTATCAATCATTATTTCACTGTTATCGACATAAGCGCATTCCATATCCCGCTTTTCACCAGCAGGATACTCATCAGGAGCACGGGTAATTAAGTTATGAATTCGCAGCTGTGTGGGCCTCATGACAGATGCTGCGACAATCGCTTTCTCATTACCATTGACACCTGCATGTGCCACACCTTTCAAGCTTCCCATAATATAAATATTGCCTCCTGCTACTACTTTCCCGCCAGGATTGACATCACCTATCAGCAGTAAATCACCTGGAACCTCCAAAACTTGCCCCGACCGGACAATGCTGGCAACGGATACAATGTCCGACTCTTCAACCATTTTTTCCGCTTCCGATTTTGTGATAATATTGCTGTTTATATCTTGGACAGAGAGATTTTTCTTCGATTGAATCGCCTCAATCAGCTCTTCTTTCTGATCCTCTGTTATGTATCTATTGCCAAGCTCTACATTAACCGTAATGTTCTGCTTTTCCCCGTGCATGTTTGAGCTTTCACGAAGCTTGCCATCAAGCTCCCTCATCATGTCTTCATAGGAACAGTTATCATGGAGATGAAGGCTTAAGCCATTTTTTGTCCCCTTAATGGTTACTAACTGCTTTCTTTTCATTTCAAGATGTTCACCTCTGCTAGAAAAAGGAATGATCCTTATTAAGTCTATCTAAAAAAATTAGTCTTGTTCCTGCTATATATTCGACAAAACATTATAAAAATCCTCTTTTATGGTGAGGAAGAATTGAAAAATAGGCATTAAATGATGGCAATACTAGAAAAATCCCTTCCCATAAAGCAAAAAAACGCTTTATGAAAAAGGGTTATTTCCGTACCATTAACATGCAATATTAATCATTGCTTTCCCCAGCATACTTTTCAAAAATACGCTTATATGGGTATGCTGCAATCACAAGAAAAATCGCGTTTAATAATAACGTTGGGACAAGGCGTAATTTAAGAAAGTCAGCAAATTCCATGCTTGTCAAATGAATAAGAAAGTTCATTTCATATACAATCAGTTCTAATATGCTGATACCCAATAAAGATATCACGGAAACCACTAGCAAATTGGCATGCAGCACCTTCATTATTTTGCTGAGCAAATAGATGGTGAATGGAAATACAAAAAAATAGATTCCAAGTACTTCCGTATACACAACATCTACTAGCAACCCAAAAACAAATGCATAGATGATGGCCAAGTTGCGGTTTGCATAAATGGAGAAAAAGAAAATAGTAATAATTAAAAAGTGCGGCACTAAAATTTTATTTGATAAAATTTCCCCAGGCAGCAGCTCGACAAAGATGCTCTCGAGGATGAACATTAACGCAATTAGACATCCGATCCGAAACTTCCTCATTTGTCTTCCTCGCCGCTCTCCCGTTTTACGACAAGAACATGTTCAATATCATAAAAATCTGCTGACGGCTCAATATAAGCCTT
This DNA window, taken from Niallia sp. Man26, encodes the following:
- a CDS encoding iron chaperone encodes the protein MEVFAEYLANIDNPQHRERTEEVLNWVGEKYPNLVPKVAWKQPMFTDHETFIIGFSIAKHHMAVAPEKVVIERFTNDIKESGYDHTNQLIRMKWDSPVDYSLLEKLIEFNIADKADCTTFWRK
- a CDS encoding DUF3892 domain-containing protein, encoding MDKKDFQQIYKEYKHQGEEQAQLEVVEEINAGVEQIVAVRKNDDDDIIAFKTSSGRELDYLTALGEAKAGKLAHVDVFHKYGRDIIRSEPDGIKENNLDQLPSF
- the minD gene encoding septum site-determining protein MinD, yielding MGEAIVVTSGKGGVGKTTTSANIGTALALQGKRVCLIDTDIGLRNLDVVMGLENRIIYDLVDVVEERCKIHQALVKDKRFDDLLYLLPAAQTSDKTAVQPKQMKELVLKLKQDYDYIIIDCPAGIEQGYKNAVAGADKAIVVTTPEVSSVRDADRVIGLLEKEDHIERPMLVINRIRNHMMKSGDMLDIDEVTSHLSIDLLGIVADDDEVIKASNSGEPIALNPNSKSSLAYRSIARRILGETVPLQHLEEESKGVFARIKMFFGAK
- the minC gene encoding septum site-determining protein MinC, whose protein sequence is MKRKQLVTIKGTKNGLSLHLHDNCSYEDMMRELDGKLRESSNMHGEKQNITVNVELGNRYITEDQKEELIEAIQSKKNLSVQDINSNIITKSEAEKMVEESDIVSVASIVRSGQVLEVPGDLLLIGDVNPGGKVVAGGNIYIMGSLKGVAHAGVNGNEKAIVAASVMRPTQLRIHNLITRAPDEYPAGEKRDMECAYVDNSEIMIDRLQVLTHLRPNLTKLEGGQNNG
- the mreD gene encoding rod shape-determining protein MreD; the protein is MRKFRIGCLIALMFILESIFVELLPGEILSNKILVPHFLIITIFFFSIYANRNLAIIYAFVFGLLVDVVYTEVLGIYFFVFPFTIYLLSKIMKVLHANLLVVSVISLLGISILELIVYEMNFLIHLTSMEFADFLKLRLVPTLLLNAIFLVIAAYPYKRIFEKYAGESND